DNA from Sphingomonas psychrotolerans:
GGGGACGTGGCGCTGGCCGAGGCGCTCACCCGGCTGCCGCCGGCCAAGGCCGCGGGCGAAGTCGCCAAAAAGCTCGGGTTGGACCGCAAGGCGCTGTATGCCCGCGCCATGGCGCTCAAGACCTAGGCGATCTCGTGCAGTCGCGCGGGATTGGCATCGAGCATGAAGCTCGCATCGGTACCGGTCAGTTCGGAAAGGCGCCGGACATAGCTCTCGGCGAGCGATTGCCGCCGCGCTTTGGCGTCGGCAGTAATTGCATTTCGCGCGGCCACGATTTCCTGGATGGCGCGACGCCGGTAATAGCTTTCGTTCGATTCCATAATCCTCGGCACCCCCCGGTGACGAAATGCGACCCGGCTTCTTCTGAGTCGGAATGACATAGACTAACCAAAGTTATCCACAGGCGCCAAGCCCTTGGGGGAACTTGTGCAGATGAAGCGGCCTCGGCAAGCGACAAACGACCGCAAAGCCGCGGAAAACCGCGGTCGCGAGGGCGAAAGACGCGCGGCGTGGTGGCTGTGGCTGCGCGGCTGGCGAATCCTCGATCGCCGCGTGCGCACCCCCGCGGGGGAAGTCGACCTCGTCGTGCGCAAGGGAAACCTCGTCGCCTTCGTCGAAGTGAAGACCCGCGCCACCGCCGCGGAACTGGATTTCGCGATCGACGAGCGGCGGCTGGCCCGAGTGGCGGCGGCGGCGGAATATCTGATGCCGCGTTATGCCGGGCCGGGCGACGATATCCGCGTCGACGTGGTCCTCATTGCTCCCGGCAAGCTGCCTCGCCATATCGAGAACGCCTGGATGGGGTGACTTATCTCTATAAGTCACCTACACCGCGTCTCGAGGAGGCCGAATGTCGCTTGTTGTTGCCGTGCAGATGGACCCGCTGGATGCGATCAACATCGCCGGGGATTCGACCTTCGCGCTGATGCTGTCGGCACAGGCGCGCGGGCATCGGCTGTTCCATTACGCCCCCGAAGACCTCAATTATTCCGACGGACGCGTCTGGACGCGCGCGCATCCGGTGAGCGTACAGCGGGTCGAAGGGAATCACTTCCGTTTCGAGGATCCGGTCAGCCTCGATCTGGGCGAGGAGGCCGATGTCGTGCTGATGCGGCAGGATCCGCCGTTCGACTTGGGCTACATCACTGCGACACATCTGCTCGAGCGCATCGCCGATCGCACGCTCGTGGTGAACGATCCCGCCAACGTCCGCAACGCACCCGAAAAGGTGTTCGTGCTCGATTATGCCGAGTTCATGCCGCCGACCCTGGTGACGCGCAGCCTCGACGAGGCGCGGGCTTTCCTCGCGAAGCACGGAGAGATCGTCATCAAGCCGCTCCACGGCAATGGCGGCAAGGCGATCTTCAAGGTCGGCAGCGACGGCGCCAATCTCTCCTCGCTCATCGAAGTGTTCAACACCGCATGGCGCGAGCCGCATATGGTGCAGGCCTTCCTCCCTTCGGTGGCGCAGGGCGACAAGCGCATCGTATTGGTCGACGGCGAGATTGCCGGCGCGATCAACCGCATCCCCGGCGAAGGCGAGATCCGCTCGAACCTCGCGGTCGGCGGATCGGCGGCGAAGGCCGAGCTCACCGAGCGCGAGAAGCAAATCTGCGCCGCGCTTGGACCCGAGCTCAAGAAGCGCGGGCTGCTGTTTGTCGGGATCGACGTGATCGGCGGCGAATGGCTGACCGAGATCAACGTCACCTCGCCCACCGGGATCGTCGCGATCGACCGGTTCAACGGCACCGACACCGCGGCATTGATCTGGCAGGCGATCGAACGCCGCGTCGCCGAACGCGCTGCTTGAGACGATGGGCGGCTGGCTCGACTGGGGGTATCTCGGCGTCTTTCTGTTGATGGTGCTGGAGAATGTGATTCCGCCGGTGCCGTCCGAAGTGATCATGGGCGTGGGCGGCATCGCCGCGGGCCAGGGCAAGATGGACTTCGCCCTGCTCGTGGCCGTGGGCACGTTCGGCTGCGTGGTCGGCAATCTGTTCTGGTGGGAGGTCGGCCGGCGCTACGGCTATCAACGCCTCAAGCCGATGGTCGACCGTTGGGGCCGCTGGCTGACGATGGAATGGGAGGACGTCGAGAAATTGCGCCGCTTCTTCGATCGCTGGGGCGGCGTGACGGTGTTCGTGTTCCGCTTCATGCCGCTGGGGCGCACGGTCATCTCGATCCCCGCCGGGCTGATGCACATGCCGTTCTGGCGCTTCGTGATCTACACCACCGCCGGCAGCCTCGTGTGGAACGCTATCCTCGTCGGGGTGGGCTTCTGGCTCGGCACCACTTTCGAGACCATCGACCATTGGATCGCGCCGGGAGTCACTGCGATCGTCATGCTCGCGCTGGCCGGCTATGTTTGGCGAGTCGCGACGTGGAAGCCCCGCGCGAAACGCTAGGCGCGCGGATGGGCGTTGCGATAGACGTCGAGCAGATGCGCCGCGTCGACCGCGGTGTAGATCTGGGTCGAGCTGAGGCTGGCATGGCCGAGCAATTCCTGTAGCGCGCGCAGATCGGCGCCGCGCCCGAGCAGATGCGTCGCGAAGCTATGCCGCAGCGCATGTGGGGTCGTCCGCTCGGATAGTCCCAGCCCGGCTCGCGCCGAGCGCACCGCCTTGCGGATCATCCCCGGCGGCAGCGGCCCGCCCTTGGCGCCGCGGAACAGCGGCGCATCGCGCGACACGCCATAAGGGCAGAGCGCGGCATAGGCCTCGATCGCTGCGCGCACTTGCGGCAGCAGCGGCACCGCACGGGTCTTGGCGCGCTTGCCGGTGACCCGCATCGTCGGCCCCAACGGCAACACTGCGCCGGTCAGCCCGACCGCCTCGCCGATGCGCAGCCCTGCACCGTAGAGCAACAGCAGCACCGCCCAGTCGCGCGCGCCGATCCACGGCTCGCGCGCTTCCTCGGCGACGGTTTCGGCGAGCGCCACTGCCTCGTGCGGCGCGATCGGGCGCGGGAGCCCTTTCTTGACGCGGGGGCCGCGCAGCTGCGGCAATTCGGCGCCGTCGCCAGCGGCGAACTTGAGGAATCCCCGCACTGCTGAAAGCTCGCGGGCAGCGGAAGCGTTGGACAGTCCGTCGTTGCGGCGATGCGCGAGAAACGCGCGGAGGTCCGCGGTTTCGACTCGCGCCAGCCGCTCGGCGGTGACCGCTTCGCCCCAATGCGACTGGAGGAAGCCGATCAGCCGCACCGCGGTCGCTTCATAAGCGCGTACGGTGTGCGCCGAACGGCGACGGTCGCGGGCGAGGTGCTGGCCGTAGAGGAGAGGAAGCGCGGGTTCGGTCACGGACGCACCCTAACCCTTCTCGTCGACTCCGTCATTCGCGACATCGCCGGCGAGAAACGTCTGCCAATCTTCCCATACACTCTCGGGTGCGAGGTCGTCATAGCCACGCTTTTCGGCCAATTGCCGCGCTTGGCTGAGGCGCATAGTCATGCAGACTGCGCCATTCCGACATTCAAGCACTTCGGCCTCGGTCAGATCCTTGCCCTTTTGCTCACGTTGCGCGAGCAGCAGGGCGAGCAGTGGCGGGATCGGCACGATAACAAGCGGCTCGTTATCGGCCGGCTCCGGTTCTGGCTTAGGTTGCTTCCCTGCCAAAAAGCCGCGACCACATCAGCCGATCTTCTGCCCGGTCTTCGCCCAGTCGGCGAGGAAGCCTTCGATCCCCTTGTCGGTCAGCGGGTGCTTGACCAACTGGCGGATCACCGAAGGCGGCGCGGTCATCACGTCGGCGCCGATCCGCGCGGCCTCGAGCACATGGATCGGATGGCGGACGCTGGCGACGAGGATCTCGGTCGCGAAATCGTAATTGTCATAGATCAGCCGGATGTCGCTGATCAGCGCCATGCCGTCGAAGCCATTGTCGTCGTGGCGGCCGACGAACGGCGAGACGAAGGTCGCCCCCGCCTTGGCGGCGAGCAGCGCCTGGTTCGCCGAGAAGCACAGAGTCACGTTGACCATCGTGCCGTCGTCGGTGAGCGCCTTGCAGGTCTTGAGGCCGTCGATCGTCAGCGGCACCTTGACCGCAATGTTGTCGGCGATCCTGCGAACCACCTCCGCCTCGCGCATCATGCCTTCATAGTCGAGCGCGACGACTTCGGCCGACACCGGCTTGCCCGGTACGATCGCGCAGATCTCCGCGACCACTTCGAGGAAATCGCGCCCGGCCTTGTGGATCAGCGACGGATTGGTGGTGACGCCGTCGAGCAGGCCCGCATCGGCAAGGTCGCGGATGTCGGCAGTGTCGGCGGTGTCGGCGAAGAATTTCATGCGCGGGTCCCCAAGGCGAATCAGTAATGCACGAGCATCAGCCGTGCGCGGGTCGCCTTAAGCTTGTTGACCGTCACGCGATAGGTCCCCGGACGCAGCTTGTAGCGCACGATCTTGCGGATCGTGGAGCATTTGGGGCCGTGCCCATGTGCCGTGGAGTCGAGCGCCTTGCCGCGATCAGGCGCGACGTCGATCCAGCCCGCCTCACTAAGCGCAATGCCGAAGGTTCCCGCCTTGCGGATGCGGATCGTGGTCCGGATCGAATCGCCGCTGCGGGCCAGCGTCACGGCATGCCCGGTGTCCAGACCGCGCCCGGATCGCGTCCATCCGCTCAGCGGCGCCGGCAGCGCGGTATCATAAGATCGGCAGGTCTGCGTGGCGAGTGACAGTGCGAGCGCAGTCAGCAGCATGGCCAATTCCCCCTGACGCCGGCCCCTGCCGGCCCCGCGGAACATAAGCGGACCGGGGACGCGTAGCAACCGCGGCAAATGCGACAGGCTGGTGACACTATTGCTATATTGTTGCTAGGAGCCGCCGGAAGCGGATCCGCCGTTTCCGAGGATATCAATCGTGGTGCGTCTCCCCCTTCTATCCATAGCCCTGCTGTTCGCGCCGGCCCTCGCCCATGCCCAGCAGGTCGATCACCAGCTATGGCTGCAGACCAACGGCACGGTGATGATCGGCAGCCGCGAAAAGGTCACGCTGGAAGGAATCGGCCGCTTCAGCGATCGCGCCGAGGGCTTCTCGCACGCCGAGGCAGGCGCATTGTTCACGCACAGCACCGAAGGCGGCATCGAGCTGTCGATCGGCTATCGGCATGTCGCGGACTGGAATCGCGGCGTGGAATTGCCGAACGAAGAGCGATTGCGGCAGATGATATTGGTCCCGTTCGGCGGCGGCTTCTCGGGCAGGCTGCGGCTGGAAGAACGGTTCAACAGCAGCGGCAGCGAAATCGGGGTGCGGCTGCGCCCGCGGCTCGGCTTCGATACGCCGCTGAACGACAAAGGCCTGAAGCTCTTCGCCACCCAGGAGCATTTCCTCAACTTGAACACCACAGCCTGGGGCCAGCGCGGCGGCTATGAGCGGATGCGCAACGCCACCGGGCTGTCGTTGGGGCTTGGCGGCAAGCTGCGCGGCGAGGTCGGCTATCTCAACCAATACCGCTTCGGCCGGGACGGCCGCCGGGATCAAATGGATCACGCCGCCACCTTCACGCTTTC
Protein-coding regions in this window:
- a CDS encoding YraN family protein, which produces MKRPRQATNDRKAAENRGREGERRAAWWLWLRGWRILDRRVRTPAGEVDLVVRKGNLVAFVEVKTRATAAELDFAIDERRLARVAAAAEYLMPRYAGPGDDIRVDVVLIAPGKLPRHIENAWMG
- the gshB gene encoding glutathione synthase, with the protein product MSLVVAVQMDPLDAINIAGDSTFALMLSAQARGHRLFHYAPEDLNYSDGRVWTRAHPVSVQRVEGNHFRFEDPVSLDLGEEADVVLMRQDPPFDLGYITATHLLERIADRTLVVNDPANVRNAPEKVFVLDYAEFMPPTLVTRSLDEARAFLAKHGEIVIKPLHGNGGKAIFKVGSDGANLSSLIEVFNTAWREPHMVQAFLPSVAQGDKRIVLVDGEIAGAINRIPGEGEIRSNLAVGGSAAKAELTEREKQICAALGPELKKRGLLFVGIDVIGGEWLTEINVTSPTGIVAIDRFNGTDTAALIWQAIERRVAERAA
- a CDS encoding DedA family protein, which translates into the protein MGGWLDWGYLGVFLLMVLENVIPPVPSEVIMGVGGIAAGQGKMDFALLVAVGTFGCVVGNLFWWEVGRRYGYQRLKPMVDRWGRWLTMEWEDVEKLRRFFDRWGGVTVFVFRFMPLGRTVISIPAGLMHMPFWRFVIYTTAGSLVWNAILVGVGFWLGTTFETIDHWIAPGVTAIVMLALAGYVWRVATWKPRAKR
- a CDS encoding tyrosine recombinase XerC; protein product: MTEPALPLLYGQHLARDRRRSAHTVRAYEATAVRLIGFLQSHWGEAVTAERLARVETADLRAFLAHRRNDGLSNASAARELSAVRGFLKFAAGDGAELPQLRGPRVKKGLPRPIAPHEAVALAETVAEEAREPWIGARDWAVLLLLYGAGLRIGEAVGLTGAVLPLGPTMRVTGKRAKTRAVPLLPQVRAAIEAYAALCPYGVSRDAPLFRGAKGGPLPPGMIRKAVRSARAGLGLSERTTPHALRHSFATHLLGRGADLRALQELLGHASLSSTQIYTAVDAAHLLDVYRNAHPRA
- the fsa gene encoding fructose-6-phosphate aldolase, whose amino-acid sequence is MKFFADTADTADIRDLADAGLLDGVTTNPSLIHKAGRDFLEVVAEICAIVPGKPVSAEVVALDYEGMMREAEVVRRIADNIAVKVPLTIDGLKTCKALTDDGTMVNVTLCFSANQALLAAKAGATFVSPFVGRHDDNGFDGMALISDIRLIYDNYDFATEILVASVRHPIHVLEAARIGADVMTAPPSVIRQLVKHPLTDKGIEGFLADWAKTGQKIG
- a CDS encoding DUF2490 domain-containing protein, encoding MVRLPLLSIALLFAPALAHAQQVDHQLWLQTNGTVMIGSREKVTLEGIGRFSDRAEGFSHAEAGALFTHSTEGGIELSIGYRHVADWNRGVELPNEERLRQMILVPFGGGFSGRLRLEERFNSSGSEIGVRLRPRLGFDTPLNDKGLKLFATQEHFLNLNTTAWGQRGGYERMRNATGLSLGLGGKLRGEVGYLNQYRFGRDGRRDQMDHAATFTLSFNVASIGDSD